Genomic window (Dyadobacter fanqingshengii):
TGGTGATAGGAGACTACTACAGCCAGGACTATTTCATGCACGCTTACGCTGAACAATATCTTAAAAAAGCCCAACAGTATTTTGAGCGAACCCATAACATGCCCAAAGTCATCGAATCCCGATTGGGTTTGCACAATATCGCTCACCATTTAGAACCTATGCCGCCCGGTTTGAAAACACACCTGCGTGTAACCGAGCGGCTTAGCGTACAATACAAACAACCCTATTCTCAGGCGTATGCCCTTAGTCTGCTAGCTAATACGTACTTACTCTCCAAGCAGCCCGATTCTGCATACTATTTTGCCAGCCGAAGTCTGACCATATCAAATCAATTAAACGTTAAGTGGTTAATTGGCTTAAATCACTTTTACCTGGGCCTGGTTGAGCAATTCAAAGATCATAGTCTGGCGGCTATTGAAGCCTACCAGAAGAGCTACAACTTATCGAAGGCTGAAAATAGTCTGGGCATGATGCGGGAACTGTCGCGGCACACAGCGGATAGCTATTCTCGCACGGGCGACTATAAAAATGCATACGATTGGTCATTAAAAACGCTCGATTATACGGTGCAGTTTTACGCATCCGAACAAACAAAAAGTATTCGTTTGCAGGAACTGGATAGTCAGATCAAAACGCTGGCAGTTGAAAAACAGCTGGTTGAAGAACAAAGTCGCAATCAGAACGTATTGAATTCTGCGCTATTTATTGGCTTTATAATCAGTATTATAGGCGTATTTACACTTGCGTATCTAAGACGTCAGCAAAAATTGATTGATCATCAGCACACAGTCATCGCTCAACAACAGATTCGACAATTGGAGCTCAAATCGCTACGTGCCATGATCGAAGGTCAGGAAGGCGAACGGAGTCGGATTGCGCGTGATCTGCACGATGGCCTGGGAATACAACTTTCCCGAATTAAACTATTCATTGAAGCGCATCAGGAAGAATTGCCTTTATCCTTCAAGGAGCCCTTGAACCAGTTTCTGGATGAAGCCTGCACCGAAACCCGGCTGATCTCCAATGATCTGCGCCCATATGCGCTGTCAACATTCGGCCTCGTTCCAGCCCTGGAAGACCTGGTGCAAAAATTGAATCTGGTTAACAAAACAAAGCTGATTTTAGACCATTATGGCGAGATGCCACCTTTGGGCGATGAAGCTGCCGTGATGATTTATCGTGTAGTGCAAGAGTTGCTCAATAATGCGCTGAAACACGCGCACGCCCAGGTGGTGACGGTCCAGCTGATGGTCAATGAAGAAACAACCTTAATTAGTGTAGATGACGATGGCCTGGGGGCTGATTTCGATAATCTGCTATCTAAAGGAAGTGGAATTGCTAACATTCAGTCCCGCATTGCCTATCTCGGCGGGCATGTCATGTGGCACGGCGAAGCCGGAAAAGGAACGTCCGTAATGATTTCGTTGCCCATGCAAAAGTTACAAAAAACGGAAGTGCTTGTGGCTTGACAGTCCAAAAAATGAGCTCTGGTTCTTTATCTCGCGTTTTCCCTAAGTTTCAAAAAAACCTTTTTAATCTATGCGTCCAGTAAGCTTTTTTCTCTTTATCGTAGCGATTGGTATTTCTATCAGCTTCACCGCCGACAATCCAACTGGTGCTTTCCAGCATAGTCAGGACATTGGCAAGCCCAAACTGGCCGGCTCATCAACTTATAATGAGGTGACCAAGGAATATAGGCTGCGAGGTTCCGGATACAACATTTGGTTTGCACGGGATGAATTTCAGTTTCTGTTCAAAAAAATGAGTGGTGATTTTACTGTAACCGCAGATTTTGAGTTTGTTGGAGCCGGTACAGATCCGCACCGAAAAGTGGGCTGGATGGTTCGTGAATCGCTGGCCGACGATGCCGCGCACATCAGTGCCGTAGCGCATGGCGATGGCTTGACCGTATTTCAGTGGCGAGTCAAAAAAGGCATGGCAATGCGTGATCCGGAAGACGAAATTTTTAGTCCCCAAAAAAATATTCAGACAATTCAGGTTGAACGCAAGGGTAATGCGTATACTATGCGGGTGGCAAAAAAAGGGGAGGCCTTACAGACCGTTGGTTCGCATCACATGCCCAACTTACCAACCCCACTTTTTGTAGGTTTGTATATCTGTTCCCATAATCCAGAAAAAATAGAAGAAGCGATCATCAGGAATGTTCAAATCGTTCAGGCTAAGCGCTGACAGGGTGAAGCCCCGCGGCACTCGAATTTGCCGAAGAGTTCGAAATACTGCTATTAAACAATGCCAGCCGCGTGCTAGGTATTTTGAAGTTTCCAAAGGCGGGATATTCATTAGCAAGTGCGGATGTAAGGATCGTTTTTGCAGCCGCTTTGAAAGCAATAAAGAGTTATCAGAAATTTATGAAATTATCACAAAACATTTTGAACCCAAATGGCATAATCAGACGTGTCATATCTAGCTTGGTCAAGAAGAGTAGATGTATTTTCAATCATAGTATTCATCACTTGTTCATCACCGGCCAGTATTTCGTCAACGTCCCGTTTTCGATGCACTCTTTTTAGTATTCTACTTGCAAAAAGACACTCACTTGGTTGGTTGAATTCTTGATTAGCTAAGCCAATCGGATCGGGCATCGCTACATAAGTCGGCGTGATTTTGATCGCAATGGACATTAAATCGGGTGAGTCTGCTTCCTTTGCTACTGTATATCCCAGAACATTTTTAACCTCAACTTTTGTAGGCGGGTTTTGTCTCAAGCCCGTTGTCAATATCCATTTGCAAAG
Coding sequences:
- a CDS encoding DUF1349 domain-containing protein, with product MRPVSFFLFIVAIGISISFTADNPTGAFQHSQDIGKPKLAGSSTYNEVTKEYRLRGSGYNIWFARDEFQFLFKKMSGDFTVTADFEFVGAGTDPHRKVGWMVRESLADDAAHISAVAHGDGLTVFQWRVKKGMAMRDPEDEIFSPQKNIQTIQVERKGNAYTMRVAKKGEALQTVGSHHMPNLPTPLFVGLYICSHNPEKIEEAIIRNVQIVQAKR
- a CDS encoding sensor histidine kinase, which produces MLVQDKLYSQAAKAYDSLGKLYHRQYGYNKYTMDSYLSSLKYFSLMGDSLGYFNQYLVIGDYYSQDYFMHAYAEQYLKKAQQYFERTHNMPKVIESRLGLHNIAHHLEPMPPGLKTHLRVTERLSVQYKQPYSQAYALSLLANTYLLSKQPDSAYYFASRSLTISNQLNVKWLIGLNHFYLGLVEQFKDHSLAAIEAYQKSYNLSKAENSLGMMRELSRHTADSYSRTGDYKNAYDWSLKTLDYTVQFYASEQTKSIRLQELDSQIKTLAVEKQLVEEQSRNQNVLNSALFIGFIISIIGVFTLAYLRRQQKLIDHQHTVIAQQQIRQLELKSLRAMIEGQEGERSRIARDLHDGLGIQLSRIKLFIEAHQEELPLSFKEPLNQFLDEACTETRLISNDLRPYALSTFGLVPALEDLVQKLNLVNKTKLILDHYGEMPPLGDEAAVMIYRVVQELLNNALKHAHAQVVTVQLMVNEETTLISVDDDGLGADFDNLLSKGSGIANIQSRIAYLGGHVMWHGEAGKGTSVMISLPMQKLQKTEVLVA